In the genome of Drosophila subpulchrella strain 33 F10 #4 breed RU33 chromosome 2L, RU_Dsub_v1.1 Primary Assembly, whole genome shotgun sequence, one region contains:
- the LOC119546753 gene encoding intersectin-2 isoform X3, giving the protein MNPAVDAWAVTPRERLKYQEQFKALQPQAGFVTGAQAKGFFLQSQLPPLILGQIWALADTDSDGKMNINEFSIACKLINLKLRGMDVPKVLPPSLLASLTGDGQKTPSMTPRGSTSSMSPMDPLKGMVPPVAAVVPPPVVAPPPVAAVISPPGVVDLAKVPAGPTPPSSNPPSRHMSISERAPSIESVNQGEWAVQAAQKRKYTQVFNANDRTRSGYLTGAQARGVLVQSKLPQVTLAQIWTLSDIDGDGRLNCDEFILAMFLCEKAMGGEKIPVTLPQDWVPPNLRKIKSRPGSVSGVVSRPGSQPASRHASVSSQGGVGAVDADPTAGLPGQTSFEDKRKENYVKGQAELDRRRKIMEDQQRKEREERERKERDEADKREKARLEAERKQQEELERQLQRQREIEMEKEEQRKRELEAKEAARKELEKQRQQEWEQARIAEMNAQKEREQERVLKQKAHNTQLNVELSTLNEKIKDLSQRICDTRAGVTNVKTVIDGMRTQRDTSMSEMSQLKARIKEQNAKLMQLTQERAKWDAKSKASGAAMGGENAQQEQLNAAFAHKQLLINQIKDKVENIGKEIESKKEDINSNDIQMSELKAELSALLTKCEELYKEYDVQRTSVLELKYNRKNETSVTSAWDTGASSAWGEADTTAADPYAGMSNDITAVAAPAVDLSGPAPEGFVKYQAVYEFNARNAEEITFVPGDIILVPLEQNAEPGWLAGEINGHTGWFPESYVEKLDDGVVAPVAVVEPEIVAEVAAVADTYNDNITTSEAPAAAADLTAAGDVEYYIAAYPYESAEDGDLSFGAGEMVMVIKKEGEWWTGTIGSRTGMFPSNYVQKADVGTASTATADPVESLDQETTLNGNAAYAAAPVEAEEQLFQPLPVQELSEQPIASPGVGAEEAHEDLDTEVSQINTQSKTQSSEPAESYSRPMSRTSSMTPGMRAKRSEIAQVIAPYEATSTEQLSLTRGQLIMIRKKTDSGWWEGELQAKGRRRQIGWFPATYVKVLQGGRNSGRNTPVSGSRIEMTEQILDKVIALYPYKAQNDDELSFEKDDIISVLGRDEPEWWRGELNGLSGLFPSNYVGPFVTSGNV; this is encoded by the exons ATGAATCCGGCGGTGGATGCGTGGGCGGTGACTCCGAGGGAGCGCCTGAAGTACCAGGAGCAGTTTAAGGCCCTCCAGCCGCAGGCAGGATTCGTCACCGGCGCCCAGGCCAAGGGATTCTTCCTGCAGTCCCAGCTGCCGCCCCTGATCCTGGGCCAGATTTG GGCTCTGGCGGACACCGATTCGGATGGCAAGATGAACATCAACGAGTTCAGCATAGCCTGCAAGCTGATCAACCTCAAGCTGCGCGGCATGGATGTGCCCAAGGTCCTGCCGCCCAGCCTGCTGGCCTCCCTCACCGGCGATGGCCAGAAGACGCCCTCGATGACGCCACGTGGTTCCACCAGCTCCATGAGCCCCATGGATCCGCTCAAGGGAATGGTTCCCCCCGTTGCCGCAGTGGTTCCCCCTCCCGTGGTGGCTCCTCCGCCGGTGGCTGCTGTCATCTCGCCGCCCGGCGTCGTGGATTTGGCCAAGGTGCCCGCCGGTCCCACGCCGCCCTCCAGCAACCCACCTAGTCGCCACATGTCCATCTCGGAGCGAGCGCCCTCCATCGAGTCTGT CAACCAAGGAGAGTGGGCCGTTCAAGCTGCCCAGAAGCGCAAATACACGCAGGTGTTCAATGCCAATGATCGCACTCGATCTGGTTACTTGACCGGAGCCCAGGCACGCGGCGTTCTGGTGCAGAGCAAGCTGCCCCAGGTGACGCTGGCCCAGATCTGGACGCTGTCCGACATCGATGGCGATGGTCGGCTCAACTGCGACGAGTTCATTCTGGCCATGTTCCTGTGCGAGAAGGCCATGGGTGGCGAGAAGATACCGGTCACCTTGCCCCAGGACTGGGTGCCGCCCAATTTGCGCAAGATTAAGTCTCGTCCTGGCTCGGTTTCTGGAGTGGTATCGCGTCCTGGCTCGCAGCCCGCCTCCCGGCACGCCTCCGTATCTTCGCAGGGCGGAGTGGGAGCCGTGGATGCTGATCCAACAGCAGGACTGCCTGGACAAA CTTCCTTCGAGGACAAGCGCAAGGAGAATTATGTGAAGGGTCAGGCAGAACTCGATCGTAGGCGCAAGATCATGGAGGACCAGCAGCGCAAGGAGCGGGAAGAGCGGGAGCGCAAGGAGCGCGACGAGGCGGATAAGCGCGAGAAGGCTCGTTTGGAGGCCGAACGTAAGCAGCAGGAGGAACTGGAGCGACAGCTCCAGCGTCAGCGGGAGATCGAGATGGAGAAGGAGGAGCAGCGCAAGCGGGAACTGGAAGCCAAAGAAGCAGCCAGAAA GGAACTGGAAAAGCAGCGCCAGCAGGAATGGGAGCAGGCTAGAATTGCTGAAATGAACGCACAGAAGGAGAGGGAACAGGAGCGTGTCCTCAAGCAGAAGGCACACAACACCCAGCTCAATGTGGAGCTGAGCACACTGAATGAGAAG ATCAAGGACCTTTCGCAGAGGATTTGCGATACTCGCGCTGGCGTGACCAATGTGAAGACCGTAATCGATGGCATGCGCACTCAGCGCGACACTTCCATGTCCGAAATGTCGCAGCTGAAGGCGCGTATCAAGGAGCAGAATGCCAAGCTGATGCAGCTCACCCAGGAGCGGGCCAAGTGGGATGCCAAGAGCAAGGCCAGCGGCGCTGCCATGGGAGGCGAGAATGCCCAGCAGGAGCAACTCAATGCGGCCTTTGCCCATAAGCAG CTGCTAATTAACCAAATCAAAGACAAAGTAGAGAACATTGGCAAGGAGATTGAGTCGAAGAAGGAGGACATCAACTCCAACGATATACAGATGTCCGAGCTCAAGGCGGAACTCTCAGCTCTGCTCACCAAGTGCGAGGAGCTGTACAAGGAATACGATGTCCAGCGCACTTCGGTGTTGGAATTGAAGTACAATCGCAAGAACGAGACCAGCGTGACCTCGGCCTGGGACACAGGCGCTTCCAGTGCTTGGGGAGAGGCGGATACGACTGCCGCCGATCCCTATGCAGGTATGAGCAACGACATAACCGCTGTGGCAGCTCCAGCTGTGGATTTGAGTGGACCGGCTCCCGAAGGGTTCGTGAAATATCAGGCAGTGTACGAGTTCAACGCGCGCAATGCCGAGGAGATTACTTTCGTGCCGGGTGACATCATCCTGGTGCCATTGGAACAGAACGCCGAGCCGGGATGGTTGGCTGGCGAGATAAATGGCCACACCGGCTGGTTCCCCGAATCCTATGTGGAGAAGCTGGACGATGGTGTTGTTGCCCCCGTCGCCGTCGTCGAACCAGAAATTGTGGCCGAAGTGGCCGCAGTGGCGGACACCTACAATGACAATATAACTACCAGCGAAGCTCCGGCAGCTGCTGCCGATCTAACTGCTGCCGGCGATGTCGAGTACTACATAGCCGCATATCCTTATGAGTCCGCCGAGGACGGCGATCTGAGCTTCGGCGCCGGCGAGATGGTCATGGTCATCAAGAAGGAGGGAGAATGGTGGACGGGCACCATTGGCAGTCGCACCGGCATGTTCCCCTCGAACTACGTTCAAAAGGCGGACGTGGGTACGGCTAGCACGGCCACTGCGGATCCGGTAGAATCTCTGGATCAG GAGACGACGCTGAACGGCAACGCTGCCTACGCCGCTGCTCCCGTGGAGGCAGAGGAGCAGCTCTTCCAGCCGCTGCCTGTCCAAGAGCTGAGCGAGCAGCCAATCGCCAGCCCGGGCGTTGGCGCCGAGGAGGCGCACGAAGACCTCGACACTGAAGTTTCCCAGATCAATACACAGTCCAAGACACAAAGCAGCGAGCCGGCCGAGAGCTACAGCCGACCCATGTCACGCACCTCTTCCATGACACCC GGCATGCGGGCCAAGCGTTCGGAGATTGCTCAAGTAATCGCACCCTATGAGGCAACCAGCACCGAGCAGCTTTCGCTGACGCGAGGACAATTGATCATGATACGCAAGAAGACGGACTCCGGCTGGTGGGAAGGTGAGCTGCAGGCGAAGGGAAGGCGACGCCAGATCGGTTGGTTCCCGGCCACGTATGTGAAGGTTCTCCAAGGCGGGCGCAACAGTGGACGCAACACTCCAGTATCCGGCAGTCGCATCGAAATGACCGAACAGATCTTGG ACAAGGTCATCGCTCTCTATCCGTACAAAGCACAAAATGACGACGAGCTGTCGTTTGAGAAGGACGACATCATCAGCGTGCTGGGTCGGGATGAGCCGGAGTGGTGGCGCGGCGAGCTGAACGGCCTTTCCGGACTGTTCCCCAGCAACTATGTGGGACCCTTCGTGACGTCCG GAAACGTATAA
- the LOC119546753 gene encoding intersectin-1 isoform X2, whose protein sequence is MNPAVDAWAVTPRERLKYQEQFKALQPQAGFVTGAQAKGFFLQSQLPPLILGQIWALADTDSDGKMNINEFSIACKLINLKLRGMDVPKVLPPSLLASLTGDGQKTPSMTPRGSTSSMSPMDPLKGMVPPVAAVVPPPVVAPPPVAAVISPPGVVDLAKVPAGPTPPSSNPPSRHMSISERAPSIESVNQGEWAVQAAQKRKYTQVFNANDRTRSGYLTGAQARGVLVQSKLPQVTLAQIWTLSDIDGDGRLNCDEFILAMFLCEKAMGGEKIPVTLPQDWVPPNLRKIKSRPGSVSGVVSRPGSQPASRHASVSSQGGVGAVDADPTAGLPGQTSFEDKRKENYVKGQAELDRRRKIMEDQQRKEREERERKERDEADKREKARLEAERKQQEELERQLQRQREIEMEKEEQRKRELEAKEAARKELEKQRQQEWEQARIAEMNAQKEREQERVLKQKAHNTQLNVELSTLNEKIKDLSQRICDTRAGVTNVKTVIDGMRTQRDTSMSEMSQLKARIKEQNAKLMQLTQERAKWDAKSKASGAAMGGENAQQEQLNAAFAHKQLLINQIKDKVENIGKEIESKKEDINSNDIQMSELKAELSALLTKCEELYKEYDVQRTSVLELKYNRKNETSVTSAWDTGASSAWGEADTTAADPYAGMSNDITAVAAPAVDLSGPAPEGFVKYQAVYEFNARNAEEITFVPGDIILVPLEQNAEPGWLAGEINGHTGWFPESYVEKLDDGVVAPVAVVEPEIVAEVAAVADTYNDNITTSEAPAAAADLTAAGDVEYYIAAYPYESAEDGDLSFGAGEMVMVIKKEGEWWTGTIGSRTGMFPSNYVQKADVGTASTATADPVESLDQGMRAKRSEIAQVIAPYEATSTEQLSLTRGQLIMIRKKTDSGWWEGELQAKGRRRQIGWFPATYVKVLQGGRNSGRNTPVSGSRIEMTEQILDKVIALYPYKAQNDDELSFEKDDIISVLGRDEPEWWRGELNGLSGLFPSNYVGPFVTSEIEPHQGASVRRSNGIQRLWQQWCRSEADSGDQVDVASKNKLRGTIQAVHISKRRDGQLMGCAYVRFECNEVMARSMFQENGNRLVGKTVEVDWQPQSPKKRFGSWRCW, encoded by the exons ATGAATCCGGCGGTGGATGCGTGGGCGGTGACTCCGAGGGAGCGCCTGAAGTACCAGGAGCAGTTTAAGGCCCTCCAGCCGCAGGCAGGATTCGTCACCGGCGCCCAGGCCAAGGGATTCTTCCTGCAGTCCCAGCTGCCGCCCCTGATCCTGGGCCAGATTTG GGCTCTGGCGGACACCGATTCGGATGGCAAGATGAACATCAACGAGTTCAGCATAGCCTGCAAGCTGATCAACCTCAAGCTGCGCGGCATGGATGTGCCCAAGGTCCTGCCGCCCAGCCTGCTGGCCTCCCTCACCGGCGATGGCCAGAAGACGCCCTCGATGACGCCACGTGGTTCCACCAGCTCCATGAGCCCCATGGATCCGCTCAAGGGAATGGTTCCCCCCGTTGCCGCAGTGGTTCCCCCTCCCGTGGTGGCTCCTCCGCCGGTGGCTGCTGTCATCTCGCCGCCCGGCGTCGTGGATTTGGCCAAGGTGCCCGCCGGTCCCACGCCGCCCTCCAGCAACCCACCTAGTCGCCACATGTCCATCTCGGAGCGAGCGCCCTCCATCGAGTCTGT CAACCAAGGAGAGTGGGCCGTTCAAGCTGCCCAGAAGCGCAAATACACGCAGGTGTTCAATGCCAATGATCGCACTCGATCTGGTTACTTGACCGGAGCCCAGGCACGCGGCGTTCTGGTGCAGAGCAAGCTGCCCCAGGTGACGCTGGCCCAGATCTGGACGCTGTCCGACATCGATGGCGATGGTCGGCTCAACTGCGACGAGTTCATTCTGGCCATGTTCCTGTGCGAGAAGGCCATGGGTGGCGAGAAGATACCGGTCACCTTGCCCCAGGACTGGGTGCCGCCCAATTTGCGCAAGATTAAGTCTCGTCCTGGCTCGGTTTCTGGAGTGGTATCGCGTCCTGGCTCGCAGCCCGCCTCCCGGCACGCCTCCGTATCTTCGCAGGGCGGAGTGGGAGCCGTGGATGCTGATCCAACAGCAGGACTGCCTGGACAAA CTTCCTTCGAGGACAAGCGCAAGGAGAATTATGTGAAGGGTCAGGCAGAACTCGATCGTAGGCGCAAGATCATGGAGGACCAGCAGCGCAAGGAGCGGGAAGAGCGGGAGCGCAAGGAGCGCGACGAGGCGGATAAGCGCGAGAAGGCTCGTTTGGAGGCCGAACGTAAGCAGCAGGAGGAACTGGAGCGACAGCTCCAGCGTCAGCGGGAGATCGAGATGGAGAAGGAGGAGCAGCGCAAGCGGGAACTGGAAGCCAAAGAAGCAGCCAGAAA GGAACTGGAAAAGCAGCGCCAGCAGGAATGGGAGCAGGCTAGAATTGCTGAAATGAACGCACAGAAGGAGAGGGAACAGGAGCGTGTCCTCAAGCAGAAGGCACACAACACCCAGCTCAATGTGGAGCTGAGCACACTGAATGAGAAG ATCAAGGACCTTTCGCAGAGGATTTGCGATACTCGCGCTGGCGTGACCAATGTGAAGACCGTAATCGATGGCATGCGCACTCAGCGCGACACTTCCATGTCCGAAATGTCGCAGCTGAAGGCGCGTATCAAGGAGCAGAATGCCAAGCTGATGCAGCTCACCCAGGAGCGGGCCAAGTGGGATGCCAAGAGCAAGGCCAGCGGCGCTGCCATGGGAGGCGAGAATGCCCAGCAGGAGCAACTCAATGCGGCCTTTGCCCATAAGCAG CTGCTAATTAACCAAATCAAAGACAAAGTAGAGAACATTGGCAAGGAGATTGAGTCGAAGAAGGAGGACATCAACTCCAACGATATACAGATGTCCGAGCTCAAGGCGGAACTCTCAGCTCTGCTCACCAAGTGCGAGGAGCTGTACAAGGAATACGATGTCCAGCGCACTTCGGTGTTGGAATTGAAGTACAATCGCAAGAACGAGACCAGCGTGACCTCGGCCTGGGACACAGGCGCTTCCAGTGCTTGGGGAGAGGCGGATACGACTGCCGCCGATCCCTATGCAGGTATGAGCAACGACATAACCGCTGTGGCAGCTCCAGCTGTGGATTTGAGTGGACCGGCTCCCGAAGGGTTCGTGAAATATCAGGCAGTGTACGAGTTCAACGCGCGCAATGCCGAGGAGATTACTTTCGTGCCGGGTGACATCATCCTGGTGCCATTGGAACAGAACGCCGAGCCGGGATGGTTGGCTGGCGAGATAAATGGCCACACCGGCTGGTTCCCCGAATCCTATGTGGAGAAGCTGGACGATGGTGTTGTTGCCCCCGTCGCCGTCGTCGAACCAGAAATTGTGGCCGAAGTGGCCGCAGTGGCGGACACCTACAATGACAATATAACTACCAGCGAAGCTCCGGCAGCTGCTGCCGATCTAACTGCTGCCGGCGATGTCGAGTACTACATAGCCGCATATCCTTATGAGTCCGCCGAGGACGGCGATCTGAGCTTCGGCGCCGGCGAGATGGTCATGGTCATCAAGAAGGAGGGAGAATGGTGGACGGGCACCATTGGCAGTCGCACCGGCATGTTCCCCTCGAACTACGTTCAAAAGGCGGACGTGGGTACGGCTAGCACGGCCACTGCGGATCCGGTAGAATCTCTGGATCAG GGCATGCGGGCCAAGCGTTCGGAGATTGCTCAAGTAATCGCACCCTATGAGGCAACCAGCACCGAGCAGCTTTCGCTGACGCGAGGACAATTGATCATGATACGCAAGAAGACGGACTCCGGCTGGTGGGAAGGTGAGCTGCAGGCGAAGGGAAGGCGACGCCAGATCGGTTGGTTCCCGGCCACGTATGTGAAGGTTCTCCAAGGCGGGCGCAACAGTGGACGCAACACTCCAGTATCCGGCAGTCGCATCGAAATGACCGAACAGATCTTGG ACAAGGTCATCGCTCTCTATCCGTACAAAGCACAAAATGACGACGAGCTGTCGTTTGAGAAGGACGACATCATCAGCGTGCTGGGTCGGGATGAGCCGGAGTGGTGGCGCGGCGAGCTGAACGGCCTTTCCGGACTGTTCCCCAGCAACTATGTGGGACCCTTCGTGACGTCCG AGATCGAGCCTCATCAAGGTGCCAGTGTCAGAAGATCAAACGGAATACAGAGATTATGGCAACAATGGTGCAGATCTGAAGCCGATTCGGGTGATCAGGTGGATGTGGCATCCAAGAACAAGCTGCGGGGAACCATCCAAGCAGTTCACATATCCAAGCGGCGGGATGGACAACTCATGGGATGCGCCTACGTCCGATTCGAGTGCAATGAGGTGATGGCAAGGTCCATGTTCCAGGAAAATGGCAATCGGTTGGTTGGCAAAACCGTAGAGGTCGACTGGCAGCCCCAATCGCCCAAGAAACGATTCGGTTCCTGGCGATGCTGGTGA
- the LOC119546753 gene encoding intersectin-1 isoform X1, protein MNPAVDAWAVTPRERLKYQEQFKALQPQAGFVTGAQAKGFFLQSQLPPLILGQIWALADTDSDGKMNINEFSIACKLINLKLRGMDVPKVLPPSLLASLTGDGQKTPSMTPRGSTSSMSPMDPLKGMVPPVAAVVPPPVVAPPPVAAVISPPGVVDLAKVPAGPTPPSSNPPSRHMSISERAPSIESVNQGEWAVQAAQKRKYTQVFNANDRTRSGYLTGAQARGVLVQSKLPQVTLAQIWTLSDIDGDGRLNCDEFILAMFLCEKAMGGEKIPVTLPQDWVPPNLRKIKSRPGSVSGVVSRPGSQPASRHASVSSQGGVGAVDADPTAGLPGQTSFEDKRKENYVKGQAELDRRRKIMEDQQRKEREERERKERDEADKREKARLEAERKQQEELERQLQRQREIEMEKEEQRKRELEAKEAARKELEKQRQQEWEQARIAEMNAQKEREQERVLKQKAHNTQLNVELSTLNEKIKDLSQRICDTRAGVTNVKTVIDGMRTQRDTSMSEMSQLKARIKEQNAKLMQLTQERAKWDAKSKASGAAMGGENAQQEQLNAAFAHKQLLINQIKDKVENIGKEIESKKEDINSNDIQMSELKAELSALLTKCEELYKEYDVQRTSVLELKYNRKNETSVTSAWDTGASSAWGEADTTAADPYAGMSNDITAVAAPAVDLSGPAPEGFVKYQAVYEFNARNAEEITFVPGDIILVPLEQNAEPGWLAGEINGHTGWFPESYVEKLDDGVVAPVAVVEPEIVAEVAAVADTYNDNITTSEAPAAAADLTAAGDVEYYIAAYPYESAEDGDLSFGAGEMVMVIKKEGEWWTGTIGSRTGMFPSNYVQKADVGTASTATADPVESLDQETTLNGNAAYAAAPVEAEEQLFQPLPVQELSEQPIASPGVGAEEAHEDLDTEVSQINTQSKTQSSEPAESYSRPMSRTSSMTPGMRAKRSEIAQVIAPYEATSTEQLSLTRGQLIMIRKKTDSGWWEGELQAKGRRRQIGWFPATYVKVLQGGRNSGRNTPVSGSRIEMTEQILDKVIALYPYKAQNDDELSFEKDDIISVLGRDEPEWWRGELNGLSGLFPSNYVGPFVTSEIEPHQGASVRRSNGIQRLWQQWCRSEADSGDQVDVASKNKLRGTIQAVHISKRRDGQLMGCAYVRFECNEVMARSMFQENGNRLVGKTVEVDWQPQSPKKRFGSWRCW, encoded by the exons ATGAATCCGGCGGTGGATGCGTGGGCGGTGACTCCGAGGGAGCGCCTGAAGTACCAGGAGCAGTTTAAGGCCCTCCAGCCGCAGGCAGGATTCGTCACCGGCGCCCAGGCCAAGGGATTCTTCCTGCAGTCCCAGCTGCCGCCCCTGATCCTGGGCCAGATTTG GGCTCTGGCGGACACCGATTCGGATGGCAAGATGAACATCAACGAGTTCAGCATAGCCTGCAAGCTGATCAACCTCAAGCTGCGCGGCATGGATGTGCCCAAGGTCCTGCCGCCCAGCCTGCTGGCCTCCCTCACCGGCGATGGCCAGAAGACGCCCTCGATGACGCCACGTGGTTCCACCAGCTCCATGAGCCCCATGGATCCGCTCAAGGGAATGGTTCCCCCCGTTGCCGCAGTGGTTCCCCCTCCCGTGGTGGCTCCTCCGCCGGTGGCTGCTGTCATCTCGCCGCCCGGCGTCGTGGATTTGGCCAAGGTGCCCGCCGGTCCCACGCCGCCCTCCAGCAACCCACCTAGTCGCCACATGTCCATCTCGGAGCGAGCGCCCTCCATCGAGTCTGT CAACCAAGGAGAGTGGGCCGTTCAAGCTGCCCAGAAGCGCAAATACACGCAGGTGTTCAATGCCAATGATCGCACTCGATCTGGTTACTTGACCGGAGCCCAGGCACGCGGCGTTCTGGTGCAGAGCAAGCTGCCCCAGGTGACGCTGGCCCAGATCTGGACGCTGTCCGACATCGATGGCGATGGTCGGCTCAACTGCGACGAGTTCATTCTGGCCATGTTCCTGTGCGAGAAGGCCATGGGTGGCGAGAAGATACCGGTCACCTTGCCCCAGGACTGGGTGCCGCCCAATTTGCGCAAGATTAAGTCTCGTCCTGGCTCGGTTTCTGGAGTGGTATCGCGTCCTGGCTCGCAGCCCGCCTCCCGGCACGCCTCCGTATCTTCGCAGGGCGGAGTGGGAGCCGTGGATGCTGATCCAACAGCAGGACTGCCTGGACAAA CTTCCTTCGAGGACAAGCGCAAGGAGAATTATGTGAAGGGTCAGGCAGAACTCGATCGTAGGCGCAAGATCATGGAGGACCAGCAGCGCAAGGAGCGGGAAGAGCGGGAGCGCAAGGAGCGCGACGAGGCGGATAAGCGCGAGAAGGCTCGTTTGGAGGCCGAACGTAAGCAGCAGGAGGAACTGGAGCGACAGCTCCAGCGTCAGCGGGAGATCGAGATGGAGAAGGAGGAGCAGCGCAAGCGGGAACTGGAAGCCAAAGAAGCAGCCAGAAA GGAACTGGAAAAGCAGCGCCAGCAGGAATGGGAGCAGGCTAGAATTGCTGAAATGAACGCACAGAAGGAGAGGGAACAGGAGCGTGTCCTCAAGCAGAAGGCACACAACACCCAGCTCAATGTGGAGCTGAGCACACTGAATGAGAAG ATCAAGGACCTTTCGCAGAGGATTTGCGATACTCGCGCTGGCGTGACCAATGTGAAGACCGTAATCGATGGCATGCGCACTCAGCGCGACACTTCCATGTCCGAAATGTCGCAGCTGAAGGCGCGTATCAAGGAGCAGAATGCCAAGCTGATGCAGCTCACCCAGGAGCGGGCCAAGTGGGATGCCAAGAGCAAGGCCAGCGGCGCTGCCATGGGAGGCGAGAATGCCCAGCAGGAGCAACTCAATGCGGCCTTTGCCCATAAGCAG CTGCTAATTAACCAAATCAAAGACAAAGTAGAGAACATTGGCAAGGAGATTGAGTCGAAGAAGGAGGACATCAACTCCAACGATATACAGATGTCCGAGCTCAAGGCGGAACTCTCAGCTCTGCTCACCAAGTGCGAGGAGCTGTACAAGGAATACGATGTCCAGCGCACTTCGGTGTTGGAATTGAAGTACAATCGCAAGAACGAGACCAGCGTGACCTCGGCCTGGGACACAGGCGCTTCCAGTGCTTGGGGAGAGGCGGATACGACTGCCGCCGATCCCTATGCAGGTATGAGCAACGACATAACCGCTGTGGCAGCTCCAGCTGTGGATTTGAGTGGACCGGCTCCCGAAGGGTTCGTGAAATATCAGGCAGTGTACGAGTTCAACGCGCGCAATGCCGAGGAGATTACTTTCGTGCCGGGTGACATCATCCTGGTGCCATTGGAACAGAACGCCGAGCCGGGATGGTTGGCTGGCGAGATAAATGGCCACACCGGCTGGTTCCCCGAATCCTATGTGGAGAAGCTGGACGATGGTGTTGTTGCCCCCGTCGCCGTCGTCGAACCAGAAATTGTGGCCGAAGTGGCCGCAGTGGCGGACACCTACAATGACAATATAACTACCAGCGAAGCTCCGGCAGCTGCTGCCGATCTAACTGCTGCCGGCGATGTCGAGTACTACATAGCCGCATATCCTTATGAGTCCGCCGAGGACGGCGATCTGAGCTTCGGCGCCGGCGAGATGGTCATGGTCATCAAGAAGGAGGGAGAATGGTGGACGGGCACCATTGGCAGTCGCACCGGCATGTTCCCCTCGAACTACGTTCAAAAGGCGGACGTGGGTACGGCTAGCACGGCCACTGCGGATCCGGTAGAATCTCTGGATCAG GAGACGACGCTGAACGGCAACGCTGCCTACGCCGCTGCTCCCGTGGAGGCAGAGGAGCAGCTCTTCCAGCCGCTGCCTGTCCAAGAGCTGAGCGAGCAGCCAATCGCCAGCCCGGGCGTTGGCGCCGAGGAGGCGCACGAAGACCTCGACACTGAAGTTTCCCAGATCAATACACAGTCCAAGACACAAAGCAGCGAGCCGGCCGAGAGCTACAGCCGACCCATGTCACGCACCTCTTCCATGACACCC GGCATGCGGGCCAAGCGTTCGGAGATTGCTCAAGTAATCGCACCCTATGAGGCAACCAGCACCGAGCAGCTTTCGCTGACGCGAGGACAATTGATCATGATACGCAAGAAGACGGACTCCGGCTGGTGGGAAGGTGAGCTGCAGGCGAAGGGAAGGCGACGCCAGATCGGTTGGTTCCCGGCCACGTATGTGAAGGTTCTCCAAGGCGGGCGCAACAGTGGACGCAACACTCCAGTATCCGGCAGTCGCATCGAAATGACCGAACAGATCTTGG ACAAGGTCATCGCTCTCTATCCGTACAAAGCACAAAATGACGACGAGCTGTCGTTTGAGAAGGACGACATCATCAGCGTGCTGGGTCGGGATGAGCCGGAGTGGTGGCGCGGCGAGCTGAACGGCCTTTCCGGACTGTTCCCCAGCAACTATGTGGGACCCTTCGTGACGTCCG AGATCGAGCCTCATCAAGGTGCCAGTGTCAGAAGATCAAACGGAATACAGAGATTATGGCAACAATGGTGCAGATCTGAAGCCGATTCGGGTGATCAGGTGGATGTGGCATCCAAGAACAAGCTGCGGGGAACCATCCAAGCAGTTCACATATCCAAGCGGCGGGATGGACAACTCATGGGATGCGCCTACGTCCGATTCGAGTGCAATGAGGTGATGGCAAGGTCCATGTTCCAGGAAAATGGCAATCGGTTGGTTGGCAAAACCGTAGAGGTCGACTGGCAGCCCCAATCGCCCAAGAAACGATTCGGTTCCTGGCGATGCTGGTGA